One Mobula hypostoma chromosome 5, sMobHyp1.1, whole genome shotgun sequence DNA segment encodes these proteins:
- the LOC134346815 gene encoding SLIT and NTRK-like protein 5 has product MKMYVWITQTIAFASFVLSWAESIESYGEICENLCFCEEKDEILVVGCENSEIISLLQISPPRFSVYHLFLTGNLLHRLYSNEFINFTGVSILHLGGNEIQDIEPGAFNGLRATRRLHLNNNKLEGIRDDTFFGLENLEYLQLDYNYISSIEAGSFSKLHMLQVLILNDNLLSSLPSNVFKYVPLTHLDLRGNRLKMLPYAGLLEHMDRVVELQLEENPWNCTCELIALKAWLESISYTALVGEVVCETPFRLHGRDLDEVAKQELCPRRMNVDSDRKPVPPLTTHGYFYTTPAPATSFITSSPVSKFPARTPKGTRLPKVPRVRTTSKGPSLKEGYNYGPIFAYQTKPPVPLVCPRQCTCNMQISDLGLNVNCQERKIERISELEPKPYNPKKMYLTGNYILTVRRSDFFDSPGLDLLHLGNNRITVVQDHAFMNLTHLRRLYLNGNCIERLTSEIFYGLRSLQFLYLEYNAIKEIVHDTFRPVPNLQLLFINNNLLRGFPVDIFLGLNLTRLSLRNNRFTSLPVVGVLEQLKSLIQIELYENPWVCTCDIVGMKLWLEKLNTGTLINDVICESPKRFTGKDLRAIKSDLICPDYSDIVVSTTSPTVTQSTEAPTTAATPLQYIKDTGSVPLSVLILSLLLVFITSVFVAAGLFVLVMKRRKKAQSDRASTNNSDVSSFNLQYSVYSHRSAPKVKGPASQVYEYIPQPLGHMCKNPIYRSREGNSVDDYRDLHELKVAYRSQAEEERENQLRSPTYSISVIEPHEEISPVQDVDHFYRGILEPEKVSPSGNSVDYKYGSPPNYNYSPNYEVRRQYLHPERMRETVLYGAPSNLYAEQIRNDYLELKAKLHAEPDYLEVLEKQTTCSQF; this is encoded by the coding sequence ATGAAAATGTATGTCTGGATCACGCAGACCATCGCTTTTGCATCCTTCGTCCTATCTTGGGCTGAATCCATCGAAAGCTACGGAGAGATTTGTGAAAACCTTTGCTTTTGCGAGGAGAAAGACGAAATACTGGTCGTGGGTTGTGAGAACAGCGAGATTATCAGCCTCCTCCAGATCAGCCCGCCGCGGTTCTCCGTCTATCATCTTTTTCTAACCGGGAATCTGCTCCACCGACTGTACTCGAACGAGTTTATTAATTTTACTGGGGTTTCTATTCTTCATCTGGGCGGTAATGAAATCCAGGACATCGAACCGGGCGCGTTCAACGGGCTGCGAGCAACCAGGAGGCTGCACCTTAACAATAATAAATTAGAAGGGATTCGAGATGACACTTTTTTTGGACTGGAAAATTTGGAATACCTCCAGCTAGATTATAACTACATCAGCTCGATTGAAGCCGGTTCCTTTAGTAAACTGCACATGCTGCAAGTCCTGATCCTGAACGACAATCTCCTCAGCAGTTTACCCAGCAACGTCTTCAAATATGTTCCCCTCACGCACCTCGACTTGCGGGGTAACAGGCTCAAGATGTTGCCGTACGCGGGGCTTTTGGAGCATATGGACAGGGTGGTCGAGTTGCAGTTGGAGGAGAACCCCTGGAACTGCACTTGTGAGCTCATCGCGCTGAAGGCTTGGCTGGAGAGCATTTCTTACACGGCCTTGGTCGGGGAGGTTGTTTGTGAGACGCCTTTCCGGCTCCACGGCAGGGACCTCGACGAGGTCGCCAAGCAGGAGCTCTGCCCCAGGAGGATGAACGTAGACTCGGATAGGAAACCCGTGCCCCCTTTGACGACGCACGGCTATTTCTACACCACCCCAGCGCCAGCCACGTCGTTCATCACTTCATCGCCTGTGTCAAAGTTCCCAGCGAGGACCCCTAAAGGCACTCGCCTCCCCAAAGTACCACGTGTTCGCACGACCTCCAAGGGACCCTCCCTAAAAGAAGGATACAACTATGGACCCATTTTCGCCTATCAGACCAAGCCTCCCGTGCCTTTAGTGTGCCCTCGCCAATGCACGTGTAACATGCAAATCTCCGATTTAGGTCTTAACGTAAATTGTCAGGAAAGAAAGATCGAAAGAATATCCGAGCTGGAGCCAAAGCCCTACAATCCTAAAAAAATGTACCTCACAGGGAATTACATCCTGACCGTGCGACGCTCTGATTTCTTTGACTCGCCCGGATTAGATTTATTACACCTTGGTAACAATAGAATAACAGTGGTTCAGGACCATGCTTTTATGAATCTGACACACTTGCGCCGACTTTATCTTAATGGCAACTGCATCGAAAGACTCACTTCAGAAATATTTTATGGGCTGCGAAGTTTGCAGTTCCTCTACCTAGAGTACAATGCCATCAAAGAGATCGTGCACGATACTTTTCGGCCGGTCCCCAATTTGCAGCTCCTCTTTATCAATAACAACCTGCTGAGGGGTTTCCCCGTGGATATCTTTCTTGGCTTGAATTTGACCAGGCTCAGCTTGCGGAATAACCGTTTCACCTCCCTGCCTGTGGTTGGAGTCCTCGAGCAGCTGAAATCCTTAATACAGATCGAGTTATATGAAAATCCTTGGGTTTGTACGTGTGATATCGTGGGCATGAAGCTTTGGCTGGAAAAGCTTAATACCGGGACTCTTATAAATGATGTAATCTGTGAATCGCCCAAAAGATTCACAGGAAAAGACCTGCGAGCGATTAAATCGGATTTAATCTGCCCTGATTACTCAGATATAGTGGTGTCGACCACCAGCCCCACCGTTACCCAGTCCACAGAGGCACCCACTACCGCAGCCACCCCACTTCAATACATCAAGGACACTGGTTCTGTGCCGCTCTCCGTCCTTATCCTCAGTTTGCTTCTGGTTTTCATTACATCCGTGTTCGTTGCCGCTGGTCTCTTCGTGCTGGTAATGAAACGTCGAAAAAAGGCCCAGAGTGATCGGGCCAGCACTAATAACTCGGACGTGAGCTCTTTCAACCTTCAGTACAGTGTTTACAGTCACAGGTCGGCTCCCAAGGTCAAGGGTCCAGCTAGTCAAGTGTACGAATACATCCCCCAGCCTCTGGGACACATGTGCAAGAACCCCATCTACAGATCCAGAGAAGGCAATTCAGTGGACGACTACAGGGATTTACACGAGCTGAAAGTCGCCTACAGAAGCCAAGCAGAGGAGGAAAGAGAAAACCAGCTGAGAAGCCCCACATACAGCATCAGCGTCATAGAGCCCCATGAGGAGATCTCCCCAGTGCAAGACGTAGATCATTTCTACCGTGGGATTTTAGAACCCGAGAAGGTGTCACCCAGTGGGAACAGTGTTGACTATAAATATGGTAGCCCACCAAACTATAATTACTCACCAAACTATGAAGTTAGACGTCAATATTTACATCCGGAAAGGATGAGGGAGACGGTGCTCTATGGGGCACCCAGTAATTTATATGCTGAGCAAATTAGAAATGACTATCTGGAACTGAAGGCAAAGCTTCATGCTGAGCCGGACTACCTCGAAGTTCTTGAAAAACAGACCACCTGCAGTCAGTTCTGA